A stretch of the Salarias fasciatus chromosome 3, fSalaFa1.1, whole genome shotgun sequence genome encodes the following:
- the LOC115385832 gene encoding lecithin retinol acyltransferase-like, which produces MLDTLTFLLERLFLLAHIKLSSLLPPPPPPPPPPPAAAAPPAPPPAPPAFQRGDLLEVPRTLFTHFGIYLGEGRVAHLIPDALPLLCADRRRVQEMVTNTRLLLGVLSKRASVRVDSVEDFAYGAAVLRNAADATARRSALPAEEVARRAERRVGAVSYSLLWNNCEHFVTHCRYGDARSLQTEQFCDWLKRGVQDRRLAGVSLAWVLLWTWCSGLSWSSALLGVLLSFTLWMAS; this is translated from the exons ATGTTGGACACGCTCACCTTCCTCCTGGAGAGACTCTTCCTCCTCGCGCACATCAAGCTGTCcagcctgctgcctcctcctcctcctcctcctcctcctcctcctgctgctgctgctcctcccgcacctcctcccgctcctcccgcCTTCCAGCGGGGCGACCTGCTCGAGGTGCCGCGCACGCTCTTCACGCACTTCGGCATCTACCTGGGGGAGGGCCGCGTGGCGCATCTCATCCCGGACGCGCTCCCGCTGCTGTGCGCAGACCGGCGGCGGGTGCAGGAGATGGTCACGAACACGCGCCTGCTGCTCGGCGTGCTCTCCAAGCGCGCCAGCGTGCGcgtggactctgtggaggactTCGCGTACGGGGCCGCGGTGCTGCGCAACGCCGCGGACGCAACGGCGCGGCGGAGCGCGCTCCCCGCGGAGGAGGTGGCGCGGCGCGCGGAGCGGCGCGTGGGCGCAGTGTCCTACAGCCTGCTGTGGAACAACTGCGAGCACTTTGTCACGCACTGCCGCTACGGGGACGCGCGCAGCCTGCAGACGGAGCAG ttctgtgattggctgaagcgTGGTGTCCAGGACCGCCGTCTGGCCGGCGTGTCGTTGGCGTGGGTTCTGCTGTGGACGTGGTGTTCCGGCTTGTCGTGGAGCTCGGCGCTGCTCGGCGTCCTGCTGTCCTTCACGCTGTGGATGGCGAGTTGA
- the LOC115386041 gene encoding uncharacterized protein LOC115386041, translating to MSALPRLLRAASRGGSEQSLALRRSLAAVSAAGSAPNTPRYSSSSRPAAVRIGCASGFWGDTATSVPQLVHGGRLDFLVFDYLSEITMSLLTAAKSKNPALGYTPDFVQAALAPFIGDIHRKGIRVVSNAGGVNPLACADAIREVIKKAGLDMKVAVVTGDDLMPHRSSLSEVKMADGSGSQRLPAALHSMNVYLGAEPVRRCLDLGADVVVTGRCVDSALALGPLMHTFGWKKNDYDLLAAGSLAGHLIECGAQSTGGIFTDWHKVPDWDNMGFPVVECSPDGSFVLSKPPRTGGLVSFGSVAEQLVYEIADPRRYLLPDVTCDFSRVSIRELPGVEGGAVKVSGSKGLAPSHDYKVCATYMDGFRVTAVCTLGGPRAAEKGRRTAESIIKRTRRIFKQLGLEDFSSVNVQILGAEDTYGPHARNKGSREAVIWMSMQHKQKKALELFSREIASAGTGMAPGLTGIVGGRPRVSPVLKPFFFLHPKSQLKVDIHMDDGLVESLSEAEPDAHRQEEAPPPSEDDSPDTDLPRGPHSYRLEELAFTRSGDKGDTANIGVIARHPLFYPYLKKHLTSSVVEDYMSHVIQPGLKNAVKRYTLPGIYGLNFVLQNSLGGGGVASLRSDPQGKAFGQMLLDLKLTGLPDLKSLVD from the exons ATGTCCGCCCTGCCGCGCCTGCTCCGCGCCGCGTCGCGCGGCGGCAGCGAGCAGAGCCTCGCGCTCCGCCGGAGTCTGGCCGCCGTCTCCGCGGCCGGCTCGGCTCCAAACACACCCCGGTACTCCAGCTCCAGCCGCCCCGCCGCGGTCCGCATCGGCTGCGCGTCCGGATTCTGGGGCGACACGGCGACGTCAG TCCCTCAGCTGGTCCATGGAGGACGGTTGGACTTCCTGGTGTTTGACTACCTGAGCGAGATCACCATGTCTCTGCTGACGGCCGCCAAGTCCAAGAACCCT gccctcggttACACGCCGGACTTCGTCCAGGCCGCCCTCGCTCCGTTCATCGGCGACATCCACAGGAAAG GTATCCGCGTGGTGAGCAACGCCGGCGGCGTCAATCCGCTGGCGTGTGCCGACGCCATCCGGGAGGTGATCAAGAAGGCGGGGCTCGACATGAAGGTTGCCGTGGTGACCGGAGATGACCTCATGCCCCAC AGGAGCAGCCTGTCGGAGGTCAAGATGGCCGACGGCAGCGGCAGCCAGCGACTTCCTGCGGCGCTGCACAGCATGAACGTCTACCTCGG GGCGGAGCCGGTGCGGCGCTGCCTGGACCTCGGGGCGGACGTGGTGGTGACGGGTCGCTGTGTGGACAGCGCTCTGGCTCTGGGCCCGCTCATGCACACG tttgggtggaaaaaaaacgaCTACGACCTGTTGGCTGCTGGGAg cctggCAGGTCACCTGATCGAGTGCGGCGCTCAGAGCACTGGAGGAATCTTCACAGACTGGCACAAAGTTCCCGACTG GGACAACATGGGCTTCCCGGTGGTGGAGTGCTCTCCGGACGGCTCCTTCGTCCTCTCCAAGCCCCCCCGCACCGGCGGCCTGGTGTCGTTCGGCTCGGTGGCCGAGCAGCTGGTGTACGAGATCGCCGACCCGCGGCGCTACCTGCTGCCCGACGTCACCTGCGACTTCAGCCGGGTCAGCATCAGGGAGCTGCCGG GTGTGGAAGGAGGTGCAGTTAAAGTCAGCGGTTCTAAAGGTTTGGCTCCATCACATGACTACAAG gTGTGTGCTACCTACATGGACGGCTTCAGGGTGACGGCCGTCTGCACCCTCGGCGGTCCCAGAGCTGCGGAGAAAGGCCGGCGGACGGCCGAGAGCATCATCAAAAG aaccaggagaatatTCAAGCAACTGGGACTGGAAGACTTCAGTTCAGTGAACGTTCAGATCCTGGGAGCTGAAGACACGTACGGTCCGCATGCCAGAAACAAG GGCTCCAGGGAAGCGGTGATCTGGATGTCGATGCAgcacaaacagaagaaagctCTGGAGCTGTTCTCCAGGGAGATCGCATCGGCCGGGACTGGCATGG CTCCCGGTCTGACCGGCATCGTCGGAGGACGGCCCAGAGT GTCTCCGGTCCTGAAGCCGTTCTTCTTCCTTCACCCCAAATCTCAGCTGAAG GTGGACATTCACATGGACGACGGGCTCGTGGAGTCTCTGTCGGAGGCGGAGCCCGATGCGCACCGACAagaggaagccccgcccccctcggAGGACGACTCACCTGACACAG ACCTTCCCAGAGGGCCTCACAGCTACCGCCTGGAGGAGCTGGCCTTCACCAGGAGCGGAGACAAGGGCGACACGGCCAACATCG GCGTGATCGCTCGCCACCCGCTCTTCTACCCCTACCTCAAGAAACACCTGACTTCTTCTGTGGTGGAGGACTACATGTCCCACGTCATCCAGCCGGGGCTCAAAAATGCCGTCAAGAG ATACACTCTGCCAGGAATCTACGGCCTCAACTTTGTTCTGCAGAACTCgctgggagggggaggggtggcATCACTACGCAGCGACCcccag gggaAGGCCTTTGGTCAGATGCTTCTGGACCTGAAGCTTACAGGACTTCCGGACCTGAAGTCTCTGGTGGACTGA